In one Micromonospora polyrhachis genomic region, the following are encoded:
- a CDS encoding cation transporter, with product MSGPLTVSPGPSLARRAALTRRIRLLVAATITYNVIEAVVAITAGTIASSTALIGFGLDSVIEVSSAAAVAWQFAGRDPRAREKVALRIIAVSFFVLAAYVTAESVRALLGGTDAAHSTVGLMIAALSLVIMPVLSHAQRGAGQELGSCSAVADSKQTLLCTYLSAVLLVGLALNSMFGWSWADPIAALVIAGVAVKEGREAWRGDACCVAPSDR from the coding sequence ATGAGCGGTCCGCTGACCGTCTCCCCCGGTCCGTCGCTGGCGCGGCGCGCGGCACTGACCCGCCGGATACGACTGTTGGTGGCCGCCACCATCACCTACAACGTCATCGAAGCGGTGGTGGCGATCACCGCCGGGACGATCGCCTCCTCCACCGCACTCATCGGATTCGGGTTGGACTCGGTGATCGAGGTGTCTTCGGCCGCCGCAGTCGCCTGGCAGTTCGCCGGTCGCGATCCCCGGGCCCGGGAGAAGGTCGCCCTACGGATCATCGCGGTGTCCTTCTTCGTGCTGGCCGCCTACGTCACGGCGGAATCGGTGCGCGCCCTACTCGGCGGGACCGATGCGGCCCACTCCACAGTGGGGTTGATGATCGCCGCGCTGTCCCTGGTGATCATGCCGGTCCTGTCCCATGCCCAACGTGGGGCGGGACAAGAGCTGGGCTCATGCTCGGCCGTGGCCGACTCGAAGCAGACCCTGCTGTGCACGTACCTCTCGGCCGTGCTCCTGGTCGGGTTGGCGCTCAACAGCATGTTCGGTTGGTCATGGGCCGACCCGATCGCCGCCCTGGTGATCGCCGGCGTGGCGGTCAAGGAGGGTCGGGAAGCGTGGCGCGGTGACGCCTGCTGCGTCGCACCATCCGACAGGTAA
- a CDS encoding ArsR/SmtB family transcription factor gives MSRVTTHGPTLARFGHALSDPTRARLLLALRDGPGYPAELADLLGTTRQNLSNHLACLRGCGLVVAAAEGRRTRYELADARIGHALSDLLGLVLAVDPAACPDAERADCC, from the coding sequence ATCAGCCGGGTGACGACGCACGGACCGACGCTGGCTCGATTTGGGCATGCCCTGTCCGACCCGACCCGGGCCCGGCTGTTGCTGGCCCTCCGGGACGGTCCGGGCTATCCGGCCGAGCTGGCCGACCTGCTGGGCACGACCCGCCAGAACCTGTCGAACCACCTGGCCTGCCTAAGGGGCTGCGGCCTGGTCGTCGCCGCAGCCGAGGGCCGCCGCACCCGTTACGAACTCGCCGACGCCCGGATCGGCCACGCGTTGAGCGACCTACTCGGTCTGGTCCTGGCAGTAGATCCGGCCGCGTGTCCGGACGCAGAGCGTGCGGACTGCTGCTGA
- a CDS encoding putative protein N(5)-glutamine methyltransferase → MSVLPAPLSRTVIVARLRAAGCVFAEDEAQLLISSARTPADLAILVDRRVAGLPLEHVLGWAEFCGLRVAVEPGVFVPRRRTEFLAEQASGLAHQIATTTGPHDAQRRPVVVDLCCGSGAVGVALTAVLGIDLHAVDIDPASAHCARRNIGAAGRVYEGDLYAPLPAELRGRVDILVANAPYVPTEAIELLPPEARIHEPRIALDGGTDGHAVQRRVAAAAPLWLAPDGHLLVETSTRQAAQTAKIFTGVGLSTQVVSSAEHDATVVIGTKPQLVRRVTAGSRSSVRGWSPAGSSQ, encoded by the coding sequence ATGTCGGTTCTCCCCGCACCGCTGTCCCGTACCGTCATCGTCGCCCGGCTCCGGGCTGCCGGTTGTGTCTTCGCCGAGGACGAGGCGCAGTTGCTCATCTCCTCGGCCCGCACCCCAGCCGACCTCGCCATTCTGGTCGACCGACGAGTCGCCGGGCTGCCCCTCGAACATGTCCTCGGCTGGGCCGAGTTCTGCGGCCTACGTGTCGCCGTGGAGCCGGGCGTCTTCGTGCCCCGTCGCCGGACCGAGTTCCTTGCCGAGCAGGCCAGCGGGCTCGCCCACCAAATCGCGACTACCACCGGCCCGCACGACGCCCAACGGCGACCTGTCGTCGTCGACCTGTGCTGTGGTTCGGGTGCGGTGGGCGTCGCACTGACCGCCGTCCTGGGGATCGACCTGCACGCCGTCGACATCGACCCCGCCTCGGCACATTGCGCCCGTCGTAACATCGGCGCGGCAGGTCGGGTGTACGAGGGAGACCTCTACGCACCGCTGCCCGCCGAGTTGCGGGGTCGGGTGGATATTCTGGTCGCCAATGCGCCATACGTACCGACGGAGGCGATCGAACTCCTTCCGCCGGAGGCCCGCATCCACGAGCCCCGGATAGCCCTGGACGGTGGCACGGATGGGCACGCGGTGCAGCGCCGGGTGGCTGCGGCCGCACCACTGTGGCTGGCCCCCGACGGACATCTGCTGGTCGAGACCAGCACTCGTCAGGCAGCGCAAACCGCAAAGATCTTCACCGGCGTCGGTCTGAGCACGCAGGTGGTCAGTTCAGCTGAGCATGACGCCACCGTCGTCATTGGAACCAAGCCGCAGCTCGTCCGTCGGGTGACCGCGGGATCACGCTCGTCTGTCCGGGGCTGGTCCCCCGCCGGGAGTTCCCAATGA
- a CDS encoding ABC transporter ATP-binding protein has protein sequence MLVTRLAIRAEGLTKRYGRLLALDALDLTVSAGEVFGFLGPNGAGKSTTIRLLLGLARPTAGRAQIFEHPAADVVAAHSLMAYVPADVALWPGLTGAEILELLGRTGPGVDRAYRSELVQRFALDLSRPARTYSTGNRQKVALVAAFATRAPLLVLDEPTSGLDPLMEQEFRRAVRLARERGQTVFLSSHQLAEVEAICDRVAILRSGRLVEVAAVPELRRLHRTEVEVSFTGTAPDLADVPGVEAIHTTRPDRLRFSLTGPPAAALQALAAANVTALSVRESTLEEIFLDYYGEASR, from the coding sequence ATGCTCGTGACCAGACTTGCGATCCGCGCTGAAGGCTTGACCAAACGCTACGGCCGGCTACTGGCACTCGACGCCCTCGACCTGACCGTATCGGCGGGGGAGGTGTTCGGCTTCCTCGGCCCGAACGGTGCCGGCAAGTCCACCACGATCCGGCTGCTCCTTGGCCTGGCCCGACCCACCGCCGGTCGGGCCCAGATCTTCGAGCACCCGGCGGCGGACGTGGTCGCGGCGCATTCGCTGATGGCCTACGTACCCGCCGACGTGGCGCTGTGGCCCGGGCTCACCGGCGCCGAGATCCTGGAGTTGCTGGGTCGAACCGGGCCGGGCGTGGACCGCGCGTACCGTAGCGAACTGGTCCAGCGGTTCGCGCTCGACCTGAGCAGGCCGGCTCGCACCTACTCGACCGGCAACCGGCAGAAGGTGGCGTTGGTTGCCGCGTTTGCCACCCGTGCCCCGCTTTTGGTGCTCGACGAGCCGACCAGCGGGCTCGACCCGTTGATGGAACAGGAGTTCCGGCGTGCGGTCCGGCTGGCCCGTGAGCGGGGCCAGACCGTCTTTCTCAGCTCCCACCAACTCGCCGAGGTGGAGGCCATCTGTGACCGGGTGGCGATCCTACGGTCGGGTCGACTCGTCGAGGTGGCCGCCGTACCGGAGCTGCGTCGCCTGCACCGTACCGAGGTCGAGGTCTCGTTCACCGGCACCGCACCGGACCTGGCCGACGTGCCGGGTGTCGAGGCGATCCACACCACGCGTCCGGACCGGCTGCGGTTCTCCCTGACCGGACCACCAGCAGCCGCGTTACAGGCGCTGGCCGCCGCGAACGTGACCGCCCTCTCCGTTCGGGAATCGACGCTGGAGGAGATCTTCCTCGACTACTACGGCGAGGCGTCGCGGTGA
- a CDS encoding ABC transporter permease, with protein MSALDTRIAPAVPERTSTGAGRALTRLAVRQIRRGALVVAGLAAGMSALVVATYESTVGDALDAAALAALAENPAIRTLFGPPIALDDPGGFTVWRTGTVLAVLTAVWALMTAIRVTRGEEEAGRWDLLLAGRLSTSMVVVRHLLVLVVTLLAVGLATSAALLATGTAPDGAVLHGTGIALIGVFFTALGGLLAQLSATRALAIGVTAAVLGGSLLVRMVGDGVASLGWLRWLSPFGLIALVRPYSADRVVPLVVLALSAIALLVAVPVVARRRDVRAGWLPDRSRRASRLWLLGSIDAFAVRRLLRPFLGWAAGVSAYYLLIGLLAVSMVDFLRGNPRFAQLAADAGFAGIGSVDGYAAAMFGLLAVPVGVFVASRIAATAADESARRLTPLHAQPVTRLRWLTVETVAAMVAALALTTVAGLATWSGAVGVDAPLGLGAALAGAWNVMPIVLLCLGAAVCALGWLPRAVLLVGSLPAAGGFLWQVLAESTNAPGWLAGLSPFTHLASVPETSVDWRATTGMLVVAVGLTCLGAVGYHRRDLSG; from the coding sequence GTGAGCGCCCTCGACACCCGGATCGCGCCGGCCGTGCCCGAGCGGACGTCGACCGGCGCCGGGCGGGCGCTGACCCGGCTGGCCGTACGACAGATACGCCGGGGTGCCCTGGTGGTCGCTGGTCTGGCGGCCGGCATGTCCGCGCTGGTGGTCGCCACCTACGAGAGCACCGTCGGCGACGCGTTGGACGCCGCCGCACTGGCGGCCCTGGCCGAGAACCCCGCGATCCGGACGCTCTTCGGCCCACCCATCGCTCTGGACGACCCGGGTGGGTTCACGGTCTGGCGTACCGGAACGGTACTGGCCGTCCTGACCGCTGTCTGGGCATTGATGACAGCCATCCGCGTCACTCGGGGCGAGGAGGAGGCGGGGCGATGGGACCTGCTGCTGGCGGGTCGGTTGTCGACGTCGATGGTGGTGGTACGGCATTTGCTGGTGCTCGTCGTCACCCTGCTCGCCGTCGGGCTCGCCACCAGCGCCGCGCTGCTCGCCACCGGCACCGCCCCGGACGGCGCGGTCCTGCACGGGACGGGGATCGCGCTGATAGGGGTCTTCTTCACCGCCCTCGGTGGTCTGTTGGCACAGTTGTCCGCCACCCGCGCCCTGGCCATCGGCGTGACGGCCGCCGTGCTGGGCGGCAGCCTGCTGGTCCGGATGGTCGGCGACGGGGTGGCGTCGTTGGGTTGGCTGCGCTGGTTGTCGCCGTTCGGGCTGATCGCGCTGGTGCGGCCGTACTCAGCTGACCGGGTCGTACCGTTGGTGGTCCTGGCGCTGTCCGCCATCGCGTTGCTGGTGGCCGTACCGGTGGTCGCCCGCCGCCGGGATGTCCGCGCCGGATGGCTACCGGACCGCTCCCGCCGCGCATCCCGGCTGTGGCTCCTCGGTTCGATCGACGCCTTCGCGGTACGTCGACTGCTGCGCCCGTTCCTCGGCTGGGCGGCCGGCGTCAGCGCCTACTACCTGCTGATCGGTCTCCTCGCCGTGTCCATGGTCGACTTTCTCCGCGGCAATCCCCGGTTCGCGCAGCTCGCGGCCGATGCCGGCTTCGCCGGGATCGGCTCGGTCGACGGGTACGCCGCCGCCATGTTCGGTCTGCTCGCCGTACCCGTCGGGGTCTTCGTCGCGAGCCGCATCGCGGCGACCGCCGCCGACGAGTCCGCGCGGCGACTCACCCCGCTCCACGCGCAGCCGGTCACCCGCCTGCGGTGGCTGACGGTCGAGACCGTCGCGGCGATGGTCGCTGCGCTGGCCCTCACCACCGTCGCCGGGCTCGCCACCTGGTCCGGTGCCGTCGGGGTCGACGCGCCCCTCGGTCTCGGGGCGGCCCTCGCGGGTGCCTGGAACGTGATGCCGATCGTGCTGCTCTGTCTGGGGGCGGCGGTGTGCGCGCTGGGCTGGCTGCCCCGTGCGGTACTGCTGGTCGGGTCGTTGCCGGCCGCCGGCGGGTTCCTGTGGCAGGTGCTCGCCGAGAGCACGAACGCCCCCGGGTGGCTTGCCGGGCTGTCGCCGTTCACGCACCTCGCCTCGGTACCCGAAACGTCGGTCGACTGGCGGGCCACAACGGGAATGCTGGTGGTCGCCGTCGGGCTCACGTGTCTCGGCGCGGTGGGATACCACCGGCGTGATCTGAGCGGATAA
- a CDS encoding APC family permease, whose translation MGEQAEQRGGGTSEQPVTQLNPSAELPQLSTAELDLLRQTGQRWTEALRGRRSILTTLPVDPGLGRYRSPPSPTRFGRFVPVELFQPAEPNELVATPPAVTPESVPGRVLTRLRRAVLGPPLTSAAVVHERMRKLVALPVLSSDLLSSVAYGPEAMLTVLALAGSASLGLSLPVAAALVVLMIVVGVSYRQIIPAYPHGAGSYVVASDNLGSRLGLTAAAGLMIDYVLTVAVSVASGIHAITSALPHFSPWAVPMGLVAIVVLLAGNLRGLRTAGNIFAAPTYLFVVAIVVLVVVGLAQAAGRGFAPVSPPAVPATQEIGVLLILLAFSSGATSMTGIEAISNAVPAFRPPEGRNGRTTLTWMISLLVVMFVGLILLIHLDGVVPRSDQTVLSQLVRQTFPTGPWYALIQGATALILLLAANTAFNGFPRLLFFVARDGYAPRRFLHLGDRLAFSNGMIALAVAAAILLVAFQGHTESLIPLFAVGVFLAITLSQTGMVVHWRRRRGPHWRKRLWLNALGAALSGVVLLTAATTKFTEGAWVVVVAVPVLIGLGWRVRRHYDTVNAQLAPHPGRIDATHPVHPPPTGILERPAPPGAESGPRPESGSRPGAESGPRPGDGAETGEEAETEETPQEIWHFVVVPVERLNLAALRALAYAVSIGQPVLAVHISPDEDEADRFRRQWDTWGDHLRLEVIVSPYRAIVAPLARYLEALHASRPELTLTVVLPEIVVRQWWHRLLHSNVPRRLRQALRQRPGIVVTTVPIHVPQPEVTGMSGVQEPDPSR comes from the coding sequence ATGGGTGAGCAGGCGGAGCAGCGAGGGGGCGGTACGTCCGAGCAGCCGGTCACCCAGCTCAACCCGTCCGCTGAACTGCCGCAGCTGAGCACGGCCGAGTTGGACCTGCTGCGGCAGACCGGCCAGCGGTGGACGGAGGCCCTACGGGGACGGCGGAGCATCCTGACCACCCTTCCCGTCGATCCCGGGCTCGGACGTTACCGGAGCCCGCCATCACCAACCCGCTTCGGCCGGTTCGTGCCCGTAGAACTCTTCCAGCCAGCCGAGCCGAACGAACTCGTCGCCACCCCGCCCGCCGTGACCCCGGAGTCAGTGCCCGGGCGGGTACTCACCAGACTTCGTCGAGCGGTGCTGGGGCCGCCGTTGACCAGTGCAGCCGTCGTACACGAGCGCATGCGCAAGTTGGTAGCGCTGCCGGTGCTCTCCTCGGATCTGCTCTCGTCGGTGGCGTACGGGCCGGAGGCGATGCTCACCGTCCTCGCTCTCGCCGGCAGTGCGTCCCTCGGGCTGTCGTTGCCGGTGGCGGCGGCGCTGGTCGTGCTGATGATCGTGGTGGGAGTCTCCTACCGGCAGATCATCCCCGCCTATCCGCACGGTGCCGGCTCGTACGTCGTCGCCAGCGACAACCTCGGGTCGCGGCTCGGCCTGACCGCAGCCGCGGGGTTGATGATCGACTACGTCCTCACCGTGGCGGTGTCGGTGGCGTCCGGGATTCACGCCATCACCTCCGCGCTGCCCCACTTCAGCCCATGGGCCGTGCCGATGGGCCTGGTGGCGATCGTGGTCCTGCTCGCCGGCAACCTCCGGGGCCTGCGAACGGCCGGCAACATCTTCGCCGCCCCCACCTATCTCTTCGTCGTCGCCATCGTCGTGTTGGTGGTCGTCGGGCTGGCCCAGGCGGCCGGTCGGGGCTTCGCTCCGGTTTCCCCTCCGGCGGTGCCCGCCACCCAGGAAATCGGGGTGCTGCTGATCCTGTTGGCGTTCTCGTCGGGAGCGACGTCGATGACCGGCATCGAGGCGATCTCCAACGCGGTGCCCGCCTTCCGGCCGCCGGAGGGTCGTAACGGTCGCACCACCCTGACCTGGATGATCAGTCTGCTCGTGGTCATGTTCGTCGGGCTGATTCTGTTGATCCACCTCGACGGCGTGGTGCCCCGGTCCGACCAGACAGTCCTCTCCCAGCTCGTACGTCAGACGTTTCCCACCGGTCCCTGGTACGCCCTCATCCAGGGAGCGACCGCACTGATCCTGCTGCTTGCCGCGAACACGGCGTTCAACGGCTTTCCCCGCCTGCTGTTCTTCGTCGCCCGTGACGGCTACGCCCCGCGTCGCTTCCTGCACCTGGGAGACCGACTCGCGTTCAGCAACGGCATGATCGCACTCGCCGTCGCGGCAGCGATCCTTCTCGTCGCGTTCCAGGGACACACCGAATCGCTGATCCCGCTCTTCGCGGTCGGCGTCTTCCTGGCGATCACCCTGTCGCAGACCGGGATGGTGGTGCACTGGCGACGTCGCCGGGGACCACACTGGCGTAAGCGGCTGTGGCTCAACGCTCTCGGTGCGGCGTTGTCAGGAGTGGTGCTACTTACCGCCGCGACCACCAAGTTCACCGAGGGCGCCTGGGTCGTGGTGGTGGCCGTTCCGGTGCTCATCGGGCTCGGCTGGCGGGTGCGACGCCACTACGACACCGTGAACGCACAACTAGCCCCGCATCCGGGGCGGATCGACGCCACCCATCCGGTTCACCCACCGCCGACCGGGATCCTCGAACGGCCGGCCCCGCCCGGTGCCGAATCCGGTCCCCGCCCCGAATCCGGCTCCCGCCCCGGTGCCGAATCCGGCCCCCGTCCCGGGGATGGGGCCGAAACGGGAGAAGAAGCGGAGACGGAGGAGACGCCGCAGGAGATCTGGCATTTCGTCGTGGTACCGGTCGAACGGCTCAACCTGGCGGCGCTCCGCGCCCTGGCCTATGCCGTATCTATCGGACAACCGGTGCTGGCCGTACACATCAGCCCGGACGAGGACGAGGCAGACCGGTTTCGTCGACAGTGGGACACCTGGGGTGATCATCTGCGACTTGAGGTCATCGTCTCGCCGTACCGGGCGATCGTCGCGCCACTGGCCCGCTATCTCGAAGCGCTGCACGCGTCACGCCCGGAACTCACGTTGACCGTGGTCCTGCCGGAGATCGTGGTGCGCCAGTGGTGGCACCGGTTGTTGCACAGCAACGTGCCTCGGCGGTTGCGGCAGGCACTGCGGCAACGTCCGGGAATCGTGGTCACCACCGTGCCGATCCACGTACCACAGCCCGAAGTGACAGGAATGTCGGGAGTGCAGGAGCCGGACCCGTCTCGGTAA
- a CDS encoding L,D-transpeptidase, whose product MKSGRLGALMMLVATAPLVLAGCTSEPRKKKEAARPAPPTVAITPAANANNIPVSAEIGAKVTDGKITAVSLVDAKGTKVAGAMRPDGSTWVPSAPLKHSQVYNAEVTATNPGGTITQKSRFTTMAKPAQRVTTHLYLDNDRTYGVAMPVTVAFEPAVPKEARADVQRRLFVNTEPTQPGAWSWVEDGSQIYYRAPDFWQPGTRISVRSALDGLPMGKEGHGDADRTATAKIGNNVKLEIDSSTKQMSVFQDDKLTRKIPVSLGKPSTPTSSGNMVIMEKHEATTFDTRGEPNGGYVVDVEDAQRLTWGGEFIHAAPWSVGDQGNTNVSHGCTNVSNENADWLMRTTQVGDLVTVKGTEVQLQPGNGWTAWNVGWDEYVKGSALPVPADLKPESKPAPAPSGSAATNGPAVPSGPAAPTPSNRGG is encoded by the coding sequence ATGAAGTCGGGGCGTCTAGGTGCGCTGATGATGCTCGTGGCTACTGCGCCACTGGTCCTGGCCGGTTGTACCAGCGAGCCCAGGAAGAAAAAGGAGGCCGCCCGACCGGCGCCACCGACGGTGGCGATCACGCCAGCCGCGAATGCCAACAACATCCCGGTAAGCGCGGAGATCGGAGCAAAGGTCACCGATGGGAAGATCACCGCAGTCTCGTTGGTTGACGCCAAAGGGACGAAGGTAGCGGGGGCCATGCGCCCCGACGGCTCCACCTGGGTGCCGAGCGCGCCGCTGAAGCACAGCCAGGTCTACAACGCCGAGGTCACCGCGACCAATCCGGGTGGAACGATCACACAGAAGTCCAGGTTCACCACAATGGCCAAACCAGCCCAACGGGTAACGACCCATCTCTACCTGGACAACGACCGGACGTACGGGGTGGCGATGCCGGTCACGGTCGCGTTCGAACCGGCGGTGCCCAAGGAGGCACGGGCGGACGTCCAACGGCGATTGTTCGTCAACACCGAGCCGACCCAGCCGGGAGCCTGGAGCTGGGTCGAAGACGGCTCGCAGATCTACTACCGGGCACCCGACTTCTGGCAACCCGGCACCCGGATCAGCGTCCGGTCTGCCCTTGACGGGCTGCCTATGGGCAAGGAGGGCCACGGCGACGCCGATCGGACCGCGACGGCGAAGATCGGTAACAACGTCAAATTGGAGATCGACAGTTCCACCAAGCAGATGTCCGTCTTCCAGGACGACAAACTGACCCGGAAGATCCCGGTCAGCCTCGGCAAACCGAGCACGCCCACGTCGAGCGGCAACATGGTGATCATGGAAAAGCATGAGGCCACGACGTTCGACACCAGAGGTGAGCCGAACGGGGGCTACGTCGTCGACGTCGAGGACGCCCAGCGGCTGACCTGGGGCGGTGAGTTCATCCACGCCGCACCGTGGTCGGTTGGTGACCAGGGGAACACCAACGTCTCCCACGGCTGCACCAACGTGTCCAACGAGAACGCCGACTGGCTGATGAGAACCACTCAGGTCGGTGACCTGGTGACCGTCAAGGGCACCGAGGTACAGCTCCAACCGGGTAACGGCTGGACCGCCTGGAACGTCGGCTGGGACGAGTACGTCAAGGGCAGCGCCCTGCCCGTACCGGCTGATCTCAAGCCGGAGTCGAAGCCGGCGCCCGCGCCGAGTGGATCAGCGGCAACCAACGGCCCGGCGGTGCCGAGTGGCCCGGCGGCACCGACGCCGTCGAACCGGGGCGGCTGA
- a CDS encoding sigma-70 family RNA polymerase sigma factor gives MQPTGVDDADITGWALAARAGDRAAAAAFIRTTQHQVHRFLGHLVDRHVVEELTQETYLRAMRALPRFTGRSSARTWLLAITRRVANDHSRPIRTSDRRRGFRSEILPYRTGILTPAESITAPAGRGHDGEADDTVLLRGLLDTLVRERREAFVATQVLGLSYAEAAEVCGCPVSAVRSRVAGARADLVTALTAQGDRTTAQGDRTTAS, from the coding sequence ATGCAGCCGACCGGGGTCGACGACGCGGACATCACCGGGTGGGCCCTGGCCGCCAGAGCCGGTGACCGGGCTGCGGCGGCGGCCTTCATCCGGACCACCCAGCATCAGGTCCACCGCTTCCTCGGGCACCTGGTCGACCGTCACGTCGTCGAGGAGTTGACCCAGGAGACGTACCTGCGGGCGATGCGTGCGTTGCCCCGGTTCACCGGCCGGTCATCGGCTCGTACCTGGCTGCTGGCGATCACCCGGCGAGTCGCGAACGACCATTCCCGGCCGATCCGGACGTCGGATCGCAGACGCGGCTTCCGGTCTGAGATCCTTCCGTACCGTACCGGGATCTTGACACCCGCCGAGTCGATCACCGCACCCGCCGGGCGGGGGCACGATGGTGAGGCCGACGACACAGTGCTGCTGCGCGGCCTGCTCGACACACTGGTCCGGGAACGGCGGGAGGCCTTCGTCGCCACCCAGGTGCTGGGCCTGAGCTACGCGGAGGCCGCCGAGGTGTGCGGCTGCCCGGTCAGCGCTGTCCGGTCGCGGGTGGCCGGGGCACGGGCGGACCTGGTAACCGCGCTGACAGCCCAGGGCGACCGGACGACAGCCCAGGGCGACCGGACGACAGCCTCGTAA
- a CDS encoding sensor histidine kinase produces the protein MARTIFGRPLRHVAFDVGVSGLVALLALAGIGVQPGGWWATLIGVGMAVALLFRRRHPSATAAVVAALALLQVAFDWHPLVYDLAVLIAMYSVVKYAPRLWHGVVAGAAVGVGILLTVGNTEGVWWVSVVFLVMMCGSVWLAALNVRTRRLYVLSLEERAITLEQERDARARAAVAEERTRIARELHDIVAHSMAVMIVQADGARYMIDQDVGMARNAVKTVADTGREALTEMRRLVGVLRDPAPMPAEGTAGADGSDAGTDGRVAGRAAGGVARFGAVVGQGGTAVRPGSGDDATGISGLGPDPGRRRLAIGELETLLDRSRRAGLVVRYAVRGTPTPLPAGVELTLYRVVQEALTNVLKHAGAGADTEVVLDYTGPDGLTVRIIDDGRGRGSVSPSLSGGHGLIGMRERVAVYGGSLQVGARLAGGWQVEARLPLPSLRAATEGTA, from the coding sequence ATGGCACGCACCATCTTCGGCCGTCCGCTGCGGCATGTCGCGTTCGACGTCGGCGTCTCGGGTTTGGTCGCCCTGCTCGCGCTTGCCGGCATCGGGGTCCAGCCCGGCGGTTGGTGGGCCACCTTGATCGGCGTCGGCATGGCGGTGGCGCTGCTGTTCCGGCGGCGCCACCCCTCGGCGACGGCGGCGGTGGTGGCGGCGCTCGCGCTGCTCCAGGTGGCCTTCGACTGGCACCCCCTGGTGTACGACCTGGCCGTGCTGATCGCCATGTACAGCGTGGTCAAGTACGCGCCACGCCTGTGGCACGGTGTCGTCGCCGGGGCGGCCGTCGGGGTCGGGATCCTGCTCACCGTCGGGAACACCGAGGGCGTGTGGTGGGTCAGTGTGGTGTTCCTGGTGATGATGTGTGGTTCGGTGTGGCTCGCCGCGCTCAATGTCCGTACCCGCCGGCTCTACGTGCTCAGCCTGGAGGAGCGGGCCATCACCCTGGAACAGGAACGGGATGCGCGGGCCCGGGCGGCGGTGGCTGAGGAGCGCACCCGGATCGCCCGCGAGCTGCACGACATCGTCGCGCACAGCATGGCGGTGATGATCGTCCAGGCCGACGGGGCACGGTACATGATCGACCAGGATGTGGGGATGGCGCGGAACGCCGTCAAGACCGTCGCGGACACCGGGCGCGAGGCACTGACGGAGATGCGGCGACTGGTGGGGGTGCTCCGCGACCCGGCGCCGATGCCGGCCGAAGGCACCGCCGGTGCCGACGGGAGTGACGCCGGTACCGACGGGAGGGTGGCTGGCCGGGCAGCGGGGGGAGTCGCCCGATTCGGGGCGGTGGTGGGGCAGGGCGGGACGGCTGTCCGGCCCGGATCCGGCGACGACGCGACAGGCATCTCGGGCCTCGGGCCGGACCCGGGCCGGCGGCGGCTGGCCATCGGTGAGCTGGAAACCCTGCTCGATCGCTCACGCCGAGCCGGGTTGGTTGTCCGGTACGCCGTGCGGGGGACCCCGACGCCACTGCCCGCCGGGGTGGAGCTGACCCTCTACCGGGTGGTGCAGGAGGCGTTGACCAACGTGCTCAAGCATGCGGGTGCCGGGGCCGACACCGAGGTCGTACTCGACTACACCGGGCCTGACGGGCTGACCGTACGGATCATCGACGACGGGCGGGGCCGGGGCAGTGTCAGCCCGTCGCTCTCCGGTGGGCATGGTCTCATCGGTATGCGCGAGCGGGTGGCGGTGTACGGCGGCAGCCTGCAGGTCGGCGCACGACTGGCCGGCGGCTGGCAGGTCGAGGCGCGGCTGCCGTTACCGTCGCTGCGAGCGGCAACCGAGGGGACAGCTTAA